The following coding sequences lie in one Arachis stenosperma cultivar V10309 chromosome 5, arast.V10309.gnm1.PFL2, whole genome shotgun sequence genomic window:
- the LOC130979058 gene encoding zinc finger CCCH domain-containing protein 12 isoform X2 — protein sequence MDYSRDGDVVQIIAGAANDPSVWATEEDYKFWNNEGDSTPSNSGGGSGYDQRKKARSSQDNNATTSSSNNNSNRAKAIGKMFFKTKLCCKFRAGTCPYVTNCNFAHSVEELRRPPPNWQEIVAAHEEERANTGSDTVVPAREEFQIPILGSSNYSGESQRSYKGRHCKKFYTEEGCPYGDSCTFLHDEQSKYRESVAISLGPGGYGGGGGGAGGGGGGGGTGSGGGASAGAGAGAGGGGNGNGPNSKPSNWKTRICNKWEMTGYCPFGNKCHFAHGAAELHRYGGGLVEGESRDPASAAAPDAKQGGVPSKSPADNVVASVTPVAHSDSMYHMGVSSSQRATIVLQRPGQRAHQKWKGPDKISRIYGDWIDDIE from the exons ATGGATTACAGCCGAGACGGCGACGTCGTTCAAATCATCGCCGGCGCCGCTAATGACCCTTCCGTCTGGGCAACCGAAGAGGACTACAAATTCTGGAACAACGAAGGTGACAGCACGCCTTCCAATTCCGGCGGAGGAAGCGGATACGACCAGAGGAAGAAGGCAAGAAGCTCTCAGGACAACAACGCAACGACGTCGTCGAGCAACAACAATAGCAACAGGGCGAAGGCCATAGGGAAGATGTTCTTCAAGACCAAACTATGCTGCAAGTTCCGTGCCGGAACCTGCCCTTACGTCACCAACTGCAACTTCGCCCACTCCGTCGAAGAGCTCCGCCGCCCTCCACCCAACTGGCAGGAGATCGTCGCGGCTCACGAGGAGGAGAGGGCCAACACCGGCTCCGACACTGTTGTTCCCGCCAGGGAGGAGTTCCAGATTCCGATTTTGGGGTCTTCCAATTACTCCGGCGAGTCGCAGCGGTCTTACAAGGGTAGGCATTGCAAGAAGTTCTATACAGAAGAAGGGTGTCCCTATGGGGATAGTTGCACTTTTCTTCATGATGAGCAATCCAAGTATAGAGAGAGTGTGGCTATAAGCTTGGGCCCTGGTGGCTATGGTGGTGGAGGGGGTGGTGCCGGTGGAGGAGGTGGTGGTGGAGGTACTGGAAGTGGCGGTGGTGCCAGTGCTGGTGCTGGTGCTGGTGCTGGTGGAGGTGGGAATGGGAATGGGCCTAATTCGAAGCCTTCGAATTGGAAGACGAGGATTTGTAACAAGTGGGAGATGACAGGGTATTGTCCCTTCGGAAACAAGTGCCATTTTGCTCATGGTGCAGCAG AATTGCATCGGTATGGAGGTGGGCTTGTAGAGGGAGAAAGTAGAGACCCTGCTTCTGCTGCTGCTCCCGACGCGAAGCAGGGAGGCGTACCTTCAAAATCTCCTGCTGATAATGTGGTTGCATCAGTTACCCCGGTTGCTCATTCGGATTCGATGTATCACATGGGAGTTTCTTCGTCGCAAAGGGCTACGATTGTGCTTCAGAGGCCTGGACAGAGAGCGCACCAGAAGTGGAAAGGTCCTGATAAAATCAGTAGAATATATGGTGATTGGATTGACGACATTGAATAG
- the LOC130979058 gene encoding zinc finger CCCH domain-containing protein 12 isoform X1 translates to MDYSRDGDVVQIIAGAANDPSVWATEEDYKFWNNEGDSTPSNSGGGSGYDQRKKARSSQDNNATTSSSNNNSNRAKAIGKMFFKTKLCCKFRAGTCPYVTNCNFAHSVEELRRPPPNWQEIVAAHEEERANTGSDTVVPAREEFQIPILGSSNYSGESQRSYKGRHCKKFYTEEGCPYGDSCTFLHDEQSKYRESVAISLGPGGYGGGGGGAGGGGGGGGTGSGGGASAGAGAGAGGGGNGNGPNSKPSNWKTRICNKWEMTGYCPFGNKCHFAHGAAASHLHGKKFDSGVMTAELHRYGGGLVEGESRDPASAAAPDAKQGGVPSKSPADNVVASVTPVAHSDSMYHMGVSSSQRATIVLQRPGQRAHQKWKGPDKISRIYGDWIDDIE, encoded by the exons ATGGATTACAGCCGAGACGGCGACGTCGTTCAAATCATCGCCGGCGCCGCTAATGACCCTTCCGTCTGGGCAACCGAAGAGGACTACAAATTCTGGAACAACGAAGGTGACAGCACGCCTTCCAATTCCGGCGGAGGAAGCGGATACGACCAGAGGAAGAAGGCAAGAAGCTCTCAGGACAACAACGCAACGACGTCGTCGAGCAACAACAATAGCAACAGGGCGAAGGCCATAGGGAAGATGTTCTTCAAGACCAAACTATGCTGCAAGTTCCGTGCCGGAACCTGCCCTTACGTCACCAACTGCAACTTCGCCCACTCCGTCGAAGAGCTCCGCCGCCCTCCACCCAACTGGCAGGAGATCGTCGCGGCTCACGAGGAGGAGAGGGCCAACACCGGCTCCGACACTGTTGTTCCCGCCAGGGAGGAGTTCCAGATTCCGATTTTGGGGTCTTCCAATTACTCCGGCGAGTCGCAGCGGTCTTACAAGGGTAGGCATTGCAAGAAGTTCTATACAGAAGAAGGGTGTCCCTATGGGGATAGTTGCACTTTTCTTCATGATGAGCAATCCAAGTATAGAGAGAGTGTGGCTATAAGCTTGGGCCCTGGTGGCTATGGTGGTGGAGGGGGTGGTGCCGGTGGAGGAGGTGGTGGTGGAGGTACTGGAAGTGGCGGTGGTGCCAGTGCTGGTGCTGGTGCTGGTGCTGGTGGAGGTGGGAATGGGAATGGGCCTAATTCGAAGCCTTCGAATTGGAAGACGAGGATTTGTAACAAGTGGGAGATGACAGGGTATTGTCCCTTCGGAAACAAGTGCCATTTTGCTCATGGTGCAGCAG CAAGCCACCTACATGGAAAAAAGTTTGACTCTGGTGTTATGACCGCAGAATTGCATCGGTATGGAGGTGGGCTTGTAGAGGGAGAAAGTAGAGACCCTGCTTCTGCTGCTGCTCCCGACGCGAAGCAGGGAGGCGTACCTTCAAAATCTCCTGCTGATAATGTGGTTGCATCAGTTACCCCGGTTGCTCATTCGGATTCGATGTATCACATGGGAGTTTCTTCGTCGCAAAGGGCTACGATTGTGCTTCAGAGGCCTGGACAGAGAGCGCACCAGAAGTGGAAAGGTCCTGATAAAATCAGTAGAATATATGGTGATTGGATTGACGACATTGAATAG
- the LOC130983136 gene encoding cinnamoyl-CoA reductase-like SNL6 has product MAPSFDQAAQTVCVMDASAHLGFALVHTLLHRGYTVHASFQTQGEDMLKGISTDPNKLKIFRSDPFDYQSIMDSLKGCSALFYSFQPPSDQPDYDEYMADVEVRAAHNVLEACAQTETIEKVVFTSSATAVVWREDRKAMELDLDERHWSDVNFCRKFKLWHAMSKTMAEKTAWALAMDRGMNMVSINAGLLMSPDLSISNPYLRGAAEMYEDGVFVTVDLPFLVDAHICVYEDVSSYGRYLCFNHIINTQDNALRLARILTPDAASSLPQREECGKSFIEQRISNKKLNKLMVDFEA; this is encoded by the exons ATGGCACCCTCATTCGACCAGGCCGCTCAAACCGTTTGTGTAATGGACGCTTCGGCCCATTTGGGCTTCGCCCTTGTCCACACACTCCTTCATAGGGGCTACACCGTTCATGCCTCCTTTCAAACACAAG GGGAAGATATGTTGAAGGGGATTTCTACTGACCCAAACAAGCTTAAGATATTCCGCTCAGACCCGTTTGATTATCAAAGCATAATGGATTCCCTTAAAGGCTGCTCTGCTTTGTTCTACTCTTTTCAACCTCCTTCTGATCAACCTGATTATGAT GAATACATGGCTGACGTGGAGGTAAGGGCTGCACACAACGTGCTTGAAGCTTGTGCACAAACAGAAACCATTGAGAAAGTTGTTTTTACATCCTCAGCCACCGCTGTTGTTTGGAGAGAGGATCGTAAAGCCATGGAACTAGACTTGGACGAGAGGCATTGGAGCGATGTCAATTTCTGTCGTAAATTCAAG TTGTGGCATGCAATGTCAAAGACGATGGCAGAGAAGACAGCGTGGGCCCTAGCAATGGACAGAGGGATGAATATGGTGTCAATCAACGCAGGTCTTTTGATGTCCCCTGATCTCTCCATCAGCAACCCTTACCTCAGAGGAGCCGCTGAGATGTACGAGGATGGTGTCTTCGTAACCGTTGATCTTCCTTTTCTCGTCGACGCACACATCTGTGTCTACGAGGATGTCTCATCCTACGGTCGTTATTTGTGCTTCAATCATATTATTAACACCCAAGACAATGCCCTTCGCCTCGCCCGCATCTTGACCCCTGATGCTGCTTCTTCCTTGCCTCAAAG AGAGGAGTGTGGGAAGAGTTTTATAGAGCAGAGAATAAGCAACAAGAAGCTGAACAAGTTGATGGTAGACTTTGAGGCTTGA